A section of the Deinococcus planocerae genome encodes:
- a CDS encoding fasciclin domain-containing protein, with product MKKQTSLITLSLLLATPALAGGGGAPAARPATGGAACQPIAQLITNDPQFSTLLTAVQAAGLAETLSSGQYTVFAPTNAAFAKLPSDTLAAVLNDPEQLRAVLLYHVVPGKVTAQQVRGVRSVRTVQGGTLTVSVSGNAVRINNANVTRADINACNGVVHVIDAVLVPPAAAAP from the coding sequence ATGAAGAAGCAAACCAGCTTGATCACGCTCAGTCTGCTGCTCGCCACGCCTGCCCTGGCGGGGGGCGGCGGCGCTCCTGCCGCGCGGCCCGCGACGGGCGGGGCGGCGTGCCAGCCCATCGCGCAGCTCATCACGAACGATCCCCAGTTCAGCACGCTGCTGACGGCGGTGCAGGCGGCGGGGCTCGCCGAGACGCTCTCCAGCGGGCAGTACACGGTCTTCGCACCGACGAACGCGGCCTTCGCCAAGCTCCCCAGCGACACGCTCGCGGCGGTGCTCAACGACCCCGAGCAGCTTCGCGCCGTGCTGCTCTACCACGTGGTGCCCGGCAAGGTCACCGCCCAGCAGGTCCGGGGCGTGCGCAGCGTCCGCACCGTGCAGGGCGGCACCCTGACGGTCAGCGTGTCGGGCAACGCGGTGCGGATCAACAACGCGAACGTGACCCGCGCAGACATCAACGCCTGTAACGGCGTCGTGCACGTGATCGACGCGGTGCTCGTGCCTCCTGCGGCTGCGGCTCCC